A window of Sphingobacteriales bacterium genomic DNA:
AAAAAAGAAATTTTTGAGAGGATCTATGAGCAAAGCGAATCGACTATTAATCCTGAGAAAACAAAACCACAATCTCGTTTTACGGTAGCAGAAGGAGTACTTGAAATTCCTGAATTTTACAATGATGTCAGAAGTCTTGGGCAAGTTGTTGATGTCGATTATTTTTTACCAGGATGCCCTCCGCAAACAGAAAGGCTGGTGGAAGTTTTTTTAGCCATTGTAACCGGAGCTGAATTACCACCCAAAGGCTCGGTAGTCGGAGCCGGAACAAAATCACAATGTGATGAATGCATTCGAAAAAAGACAGAGAACAAGCAAATTACGAAGTTTTACAGGCCATGGGAAATAGTTGATGATGGTGAAACATGTTTCATGGAACAAGGCATAATATGTATGGGCCCTGCAACCCGAACAGGGTGTGGAAACAGATGTATATTGGGAAATGCACCATGCAGAGGATGCTATGGCCCTCCTGATGACATTAAAGATTCCGGTGCCAAAATGATGTCTGCAATAGCCAGTAATCTGATCGAAAAAGAACCCCAGGAAATCAATAAAATACTAAACGATCTTGTGGATCCTGCCGGAACATTTTACCGTTTTAGTTTGCCAAATGCAATTTTTAGGAGGAAATTAGTATGAAAAGAATAACTATTGATCCGATAACGAGACTTGAAGGACACGGAAAAATTGAAATATTCCTGAATGAAGAAGGAAATGTGTCCAATGTTTATTTTCAGGTTCCGGAACTTAGAGGATTTGAAAAATTTGTTGAAGGACGACCTGTTGAAGAACTACCATCCATTGTAGCAAAAATTTGTGGAGTTTGTCCGGGCTGTCACCACATGGCTTCAGGTAAAGCGGTGGATGCTGTATTTGGCGTAACTCCCCCTCCAACTGCCCGAAAACTTCGGGAACTTTTTTATATGGCACATTTTGTCCACAGTCATATTGCTCATTTTTATGCACTTGCAGCACCAGATTTTGTAGTTGGTCCTGATGCTCCTGCTTCCGAACGAAATGTATTGGGAGTTATTGGAAAAGTTGGAGTTGAAATCGGAACTGAAGTCATTAAACAAAGACGGCTTGCTCAGGAAATTCAGGCCTTATTAGGCGGACATCAGACTTATGTGGTCATGAATATTCCTGGTGGAGTCAGAAAAGGATTGCTCCCTGCTGAGCGCGATGAAATTGTTAACAAAGCTAAAGGTTTTATTGAGTTTTCAAAGTTCAGCCTGAAAATTTTTGAAGATGTTGTTCTCGGAAATAAAGATTATGTTGATCTGATTCTCAATGGTCCGTATTCTTTAAAACTTCACTCCATGGGATTGGTAGATGACAATAACCATGTGAACTTTTATGATGGTAAAGTCAGGGTGGTTGATGTCAATGGAAATGAACATTGCAAATATTCACCTGAGGAATACCGGGAATATGTTGCAGAAAGAGTCGAACCTTTTAGCTATCTGAAATTTCCATATCTGAAGAAAATTGGATGGAAAGGTTTTGTAGACGGTCAGGAATCAGGAGTATATCATGCTACACCCTTGTCAAGATTGAATGCTGCAGATGGAATGGCTACTCCTTTGGCACAAAAAGAATACGAAAAAATGTATTCTGTTCTTGGTGAAAAACCCGTTCATGCAACATTAGCCATGCACTGGGCACGCTTGATTGAGTTACTTTATGCTTCTGAACGCTTATATGAATTAGCTACTGACCCTGATATAACGGGAAAGGAGTTACGTGCAGAACTTGGAAAAATTCATGGTGAAGGTGTTGGGATAGTTGAAGCACAAAGAGGAACACTCACACATCATTATTGGACAGATGAAAGGGGTATAGTACTTAAAGCAAATATAATCGTAGGGACAACAAATAATAATGCAGCCATCAGTATGTCTATAAAAAAAGCAGCTATGGGGCTTATTAAAAAGGGAGTTGAAATTACAGACGGAATTCTAAATAAAATTGAAATGGCTTTTCGGGCCTATGACCCTTGTTTTTCGTGTGCAACCCATAGTTTACCCGGTGAAATGAAGCTAAAATTATGTATTTATGATGAAAAAGGCAATTTGATTAATACGTATGAAAGAAAATAATATCAGTTTCAAATAATCATAAGGAGGATTTATGCGAATAGGAATATTTTTTTGTCAGATTGATAACGGTCTGAAAATTAATATTGATTCAGTAGCAAAATATGCAGCTAATCTGCAAGAAGTGGAGATTGTTCAGATTCTTGGAGTAAAACCAAGGATTAACATTGATCAGCTTGCTGAAACAATCAAAGTAAACCAGTTAAATCGAATTGTTATTGCTGGCGACATCCCCGGATATTTTAAACCCTTGTTTACCAAAGCGGCAGCTACTGTAGGATGTAATCCTGAAGAAATATGGTTAGCTTCCTATAATGAGCATGGAGCCAGCGGAGAAGATGCAAATGAAAGAGCAAAAGCAATCATCGCATGTGCTACCATGGGTGTCCCTTTTTCATTAGTGGCTGTTGGTGGAGGAAACCCCGTTAACCATACAACACTCGTAATCGGAGGAGGGATAGCAGGTATTCAGGCATCTCTGGAAATTGCAAATGCCGGGAAATTGGTTTATCTGGTGGAACAAAACGGAACAATTGGGGGACACATGGCAATGTTTGACAAAACATTTCCCACACTTGACTGTGCTGCATGTATTCTGACTCCCAAAATGGTTTCTGTCGGGCAACATGAAAAAATAAAACTTCTGACAAATTCAAAAGTTGTTTCAGTGTCCGGCAAACCAGGAACTTACAGGGTGAAAATAAGACAAAGACCTCGCTATGTTGATATTGAATCCTGTATTGCCTGCGGTCTTTGTTCGGAGGTATGCCCTGTCAAAGTTCCCAGCGAATTTGATGAAGGTATTTCTATGAGAAAAGCAATTTATATCCCATTTCCTCAAGCTGTACCTAATTCTTATCTTGTAGATGGAGAGAATTGCACATATATTCAATCTGCTGGACAAAAATGCGGTGTTTGTATAAAAAAATGTCCAAAAGAGTGTATCCATTTAGATGAAGAAGAAAAAACAATTGATATAGAAGTTGGAAATATTATTATTGCTACCGGTTATGAGTTATTGGATATCAGAAAGATAGAACAATATGGATATGGAATTTATCCAAATGTACTGACATCACTTGAATTTGAAAGACTCACCAACGCCTCTGGTTCCACAGGAGGCAGAATTGTCATGAAATCGAAAAGGATCAATAAAAAAACACAGGAAGAAGAATGGTATTTTTCCCCGGAAGGGATCCCGCCACGAAATGTAGCCCTGATACATTGTGTCGGATCAAGAAACAAAAAATATAACCGCTATTGCTCAAGGGTTTGCTGCATGTATTCCTTGAAATTTGCACACTTGTTAAAAGAAAAAATTCCAAATGTGAATGTTTATGAATTTTATATCGATATGCGGGCATTTGGAAAGGGTTATGAAGAATTTGCAGATAGAATCAGACAGGAAGGAACTTTCATTGTAAGAGGACATACAGCTTCCGTAAGCATGAAAGATGGTGAACTTATCGTGAAGGGCGAAGACATTTTTCATGACAGACTGGTTGAATTCAAAGTTGATATGGTAATACTTGCCGTAGGTTTAGTACCTGCAAAAGGAACCGAAGAACTTAGCAGAATATTGGGAATTTCAAGAGACAGAGATGGCTGGCTTTCAGAGCTTGATTACAATGGAAACCCGACAGATACTGACAGAGGTGGAATTTACGTAGCAGGCATGTGTCAGGCTCCAAAAGATATTCCGGATACAGTGGCACAGGCATCAGCAGTTGCAGCCGGTGTTTTAAGAAGTCATACCAGTGGGCTTGGAGTTGGCAACCTGAGTAGTATTTCTTTGACTGAATTTGAAAAAAGAGCAAAAAATATTAAAATCAAATAAGGTAAAATTATGGCAATACGAGTTAATCCCGGATTTATAGATGAACTAGACCGTTATGGTGCTGAAGATGTTCAGCTTTGCTATCAATGTGGTGACTGTTCAACCGTTTGTCCTCATGCTGACGAATATTATAAATTTCCAAGAAAATCATTGCGTCAGTTGCAGATGGGTTTGGAACAAAAAATTGAAACCACTCTTGAGCCATGGCTTTGCTACTATTGCGGCCAATGTTCTGAGCAATGTCCACGTGAAGCTGACCCTGGCGAAACCATGATGAGTCTCAGAAGATGGCTTATTGGGGTTTATGATTTTACTGGAATAGCCAGGCAATTTTTTAAATCGAAAACCAGTGAAATTCTGACTATTGTTATTATCGGACTCTTAACCGGGGGGTTCTTTCTCTTTTATGGTTTTCAGCATGGTAATATTCATATTTATGATGGGAAAGACGCTTTCCTTAATAGTTCATTTATCCATCATTTTGACCTGAGTTTTGGCCTTATCTTACTGGTTTTCTTACTCATTAATTCAGTCAGAATGTGGTACTTTACAATGATTAAAGGGACACCTCTGAAAATACCATGGTGGATGTATTTAAAAGAAATTTATCAGTTGCCATGGCACTTCTTTACACAAAAAAGATATGCAGAATGTGAAGTTAAACGTGGACATAAAGTTTATATGCCATGGATATTGCATCTTGGCCTGATGCTCGGATATGTAACCATGCTTATCCTGGTTATGGTTTTTATTGAACAACTTCAGTATGGACCTGAAATCAGATGGCAAGTCCATTTTTTTGGTTATCTTGCCTCTCTTGGCCTGATTGCAGGTACCGTTTACTTTATCAGAAACAGGTTTATTAAAAATTATATTCAATACAAAAAATCTCATAGTACTGACTGGGTATTTGTGGTTTTGTTATTTTTTATCGTGATAACAGGAATAGCACAGCATATTTTTCACCGCACAGGCTTTTATGAAATAGCTAATTACGTCTATGTAGCCCATTTGATGTTTGTTGTTCCATGGCTATTCAGAATGCCATTCAGTAAATGGTCGCATTTGGTTTACCGTCCATTAGCCATGTATTTTGCAACTATTCGAAAAGAAACATTAAAAAGGCAGGAAAAATTAATGAATCCCTATGCTTTATCAATAAAATAAAATCTAAGAATATGGAAACTTGCAGAATTGGCGTATTTATCTGTGCTTGCGGAACTAATATCGCAAAAATTATAGATGTGGAGGCCGTTGCTCAGACCATCTCTAAACTTCCAGATATAATTCTGGTAAAAACATATAAGTATATGTGTTCAAATCCCGGGCAGGAAATGATCAGCCAAAATATTAAAGAGCACAAGCTAAACAGAATTGTAGTAGCTGCCTGCAGCCCCAATATGCATGAAAGAACTTTCAGGCAGGCACTTCAGGTTGCTGAATTAAACCAATATATGTTAGAAATGGTTAACATCAGGGAGCAATGCAGTTGGGTACATAAAGATACTGTAGAAGCAACCCGGAAAGCTATTTCCTTAATATATGCTGCAATAAACCGGGTAAAACTTCATGATTCACTGGAAAACTTATCCGTTAAAATGAACCCTGAAGTTTTAGTCATAGGAGGTGGTATTGCAGGGATGACAACCGCTCTTGAGTTAGCTGATGCCGGTTATATCGTTCATATTGTTGAAAAAAACAGTCATTTAGGAGGAAATC
This region includes:
- a CDS encoding Ni/Fe hydrogenase subunit alpha, translated to MKRITIDPITRLEGHGKIEIFLNEEGNVSNVYFQVPELRGFEKFVEGRPVEELPSIVAKICGVCPGCHHMASGKAVDAVFGVTPPPTARKLRELFYMAHFVHSHIAHFYALAAPDFVVGPDAPASERNVLGVIGKVGVEIGTEVIKQRRLAQEIQALLGGHQTYVVMNIPGGVRKGLLPAERDEIVNKAKGFIEFSKFSLKIFEDVVLGNKDYVDLILNGPYSLKLHSMGLVDDNNHVNFYDGKVRVVDVNGNEHCKYSPEEYREYVAERVEPFSYLKFPYLKKIGWKGFVDGQESGVYHATPLSRLNAADGMATPLAQKEYEKMYSVLGEKPVHATLAMHWARLIELLYASERLYELATDPDITGKELRAELGKIHGEGVGIVEAQRGTLTHHYWTDERGIVLKANIIVGTTNNNAAISMSIKKAAMGLIKKGVEITDGILNKIEMAFRAYDPCFSCATHSLPGEMKLKLCIYDEKGNLINTYERK
- a CDS encoding oxidoreductase, giving the protein METKKPKLKLAVYWGAACGGCCVSVLDVHEKLFTVVENADLVFWPIALDTKYKDIEAMPDNFIDVTLFNGAVRNSENEHIAKLLRQKTKILVAYGSCAHLGGIPGLANFSTKKEIFERIYEQSESTINPEKTKPQSRFTVAEGVLEIPEFYNDVRSLGQVVDVDYFLPGCPPQTERLVEVFLAIVTGAELPPKGSVVGAGTKSQCDECIRKKTENKQITKFYRPWEIVDDGETCFMEQGIICMGPATRTGCGNRCILGNAPCRGCYGPPDDIKDSGAKMMSAIASNLIEKEPQEINKILNDLVDPAGTFYRFSLPNAIFRRKLV
- a CDS encoding 4Fe-4S dicluster domain-containing protein; translated protein: MAIRVNPGFIDELDRYGAEDVQLCYQCGDCSTVCPHADEYYKFPRKSLRQLQMGLEQKIETTLEPWLCYYCGQCSEQCPREADPGETMMSLRRWLIGVYDFTGIARQFFKSKTSEILTIVIIGLLTGGFFLFYGFQHGNIHIYDGKDAFLNSSFIHHFDLSFGLILLVFLLINSVRMWYFTMIKGTPLKIPWWMYLKEIYQLPWHFFTQKRYAECEVKRGHKVYMPWILHLGLMLGYVTMLILVMVFIEQLQYGPEIRWQVHFFGYLASLGLIAGTVYFIRNRFIKNYIQYKKSHSTDWVFVVLLFFIVITGIAQHIFHRTGFYEIANYVYVAHLMFVVPWLFRMPFSKWSHLVYRPLAMYFATIRKETLKRQEKLMNPYALSIK
- a CDS encoding CoB--CoM heterodisulfide reductase iron-sulfur subunit A family protein yields the protein MRIGIFFCQIDNGLKINIDSVAKYAANLQEVEIVQILGVKPRINIDQLAETIKVNQLNRIVIAGDIPGYFKPLFTKAAATVGCNPEEIWLASYNEHGASGEDANERAKAIIACATMGVPFSLVAVGGGNPVNHTTLVIGGGIAGIQASLEIANAGKLVYLVEQNGTIGGHMAMFDKTFPTLDCAACILTPKMVSVGQHEKIKLLTNSKVVSVSGKPGTYRVKIRQRPRYVDIESCIACGLCSEVCPVKVPSEFDEGISMRKAIYIPFPQAVPNSYLVDGENCTYIQSAGQKCGVCIKKCPKECIHLDEEEKTIDIEVGNIIIATGYELLDIRKIEQYGYGIYPNVLTSLEFERLTNASGSTGGRIVMKSKRINKKTQEEEWYFSPEGIPPRNVALIHCVGSRNKKYNRYCSRVCCMYSLKFAHLLKEKIPNVNVYEFYIDMRAFGKGYEEFADRIRQEGTFIVRGHTASVSMKDGELIVKGEDIFHDRLVEFKVDMVILAVGLVPAKGTEELSRILGISRDRDGWLSELDYNGNPTDTDRGGIYVAGMCQAPKDIPDTVAQASAVAAGVLRSHTSGLGVGNLSSISLTEFEKRAKNIKIK